aaatatagaatatttcCAGTTTAATTATCAGTACAGTAATTTGTTAATTTTCTTTCCAAAGTTGTGCTGTCCTTCATCGCTCAGCATGAGGAACACCCACATAAGGGTTTTAACATAAGCATAAATCTGCACACTCAGCATAATAACAGCGCAGGTGCATCGGAAATCACCCATAAAGGGCAAAAGTGAGAACATCGCACACTAACCAAAGCTTTTAGCTGAAACCTTCAATTCCCAGAGAACATTTTTTGACCCAACAACAATCTTCCACCTCTCTGCAGCAGGACGTTCTTCATCTTTGTCCCATATGACTGATTTCCTGCTCAAAGATTGAACTTGTGTTTTGTAAGACTGTATCACAGTAAAGGGAAGCTACTGGAAGGATTTGGTTTCTTGAACATTTCTCCAAgcttttttttaggtttttctatattttattgtgtttttcaccCCAAAAAATGTAGAATAGAAcatggtgtgtgtatatagacaGTATACATCAGGATAAGTATCAAAAccataaagtaaaagtaaaatccTAATTTGCAGTGTACTCAAGCATTTGACTGGTGTCtgtattttctctattttttttaattaatcttaTATAGGTGCACTGAAAGACACACTGGGTTTGCAGCTGGTTGGTCCTTTTGAAATTTTGGCAGGAGCTCACAAAACCTCCAAGAATCTTCAGCCCAACTTCCACCTTCACTGGAGGTATTTTTATGACCCACCAGAGTTTCAGACCATCCTTCAGGGGAGTGAGGACAGTCAGCATCACATTGGCTACTACAGGTATAGAACACACAACGTGCCCTCTGGAGTCTGTGAAGGTGTTGGATCTGTGCTGAGCCAGTGTAATTGCTTTTAATACAATGCTGTAGCTTCCACTAGAGAGCCCCTGACTTAGCCTACCAACTGTTTGTACACCAGCTACAGTGAGAGAACACAATCTAGCTAGTGAGGGGTTGCTTATGTGGAAACAGTGGTAACTATATCTACATGAGCTTGAGTGGTTCTGATTTactgaattttatttttcccaAAATCCCCCAGAGATACTCCAGACTCCCTCCCTTCATTTGTTGGGGAAAATGAAGCCAAGAAAGGCTACGCTATCACACAGATGGGGGACAACGTGTTTGCTGCTGTCCTGTGAGTACTAACCACCACATATTCACTATACAGAAACGTTTTCTATACCTGTGATCAGTTTCAGCTGcctgaaaaaagaaagtttataattcagaaaaaacaaatgttgaattTATACCATAATGttttgggagttttttttaagCCCTTTCTCATTCCATGCATGTCATCTTACCTGCTGTCGACCCCCTTgttccctcctccaccagcctgtatctgttgaagaggaggaaagagaggggcagcaagaaagcaggaggagaagctTTGGGAAGCTTGGAGGCAAAGCTGAGAGACCGGGCGGAGACTCTGGGCTTGTCTCTAGAGCAGAAGACCAAAGGCATGAAGCAGAGGGACAAGAAGGTATCTTACGCAAAGGAGTAACAGTGGTATtaactacagtatgttgttaTAGGAACTCACTCATAACTCTCCTAATTTCTACCTCATATGTTGCTTTGTCTATAGGACTTCAATGTTAGAGCAGTTGGGTGTCATTTAATTCAATACTATATACTGTTACCACATGATTGAAGTCAGTAAGTAGAGGACAACTACAAATACACCACTAGCATTTTGAATAAAATCTGTAGTGATTTCAAGGAACCTCATTGGTAAAGTCTTAGCTGATAAACTTATTATGTGGGACCAAAGTGTTGTGCTCTAAGGTAATAAGAAACCTCTTGTCACACCACAGGTGGTCACCAAGACGTTCCACGGTGCCGGCATCATTGTACCCGTAGACAAGAATGATGTGGGATACCGAGAACTGCCAGAAACAGATGGTGAGcttatatactgtgtgtatatataaaccTTGACATTCATGAGTCGCGTCTCTGCCACTTTTCCCACTTgtcacaaaatcacacacacaaactggattTAGTTGTAAAgactgaaaaaatgtaaaagggacattttggggaaaaaaagtaaattataaTTTGTATAAGAAGTCATCTTtattatgtgaaaatgtgttaaattcCAGCAATACAGCCTATGAGTGATGACTTGATACTCATTTTTTCTATATCCAGCTGGTCTCAAAAAGATCTGCAAGGCAATTGCTGAAGCCCGGAATGATGAAGAGCGCGTCAAAGCCTTTGGACCTCTCCAGGAGATGATCACGTTTGTTCAGTTTGCCAACGATGAGTGTGACTACGGCATGGGTTATGAGCTAGGAATAGACCTCTTCTGTTACGGATCCCATGTGAGTCTCGTAAAGTGGTGCATAAGAGCCCTTCAACGCTCACACTCACAGATTTGACTTTATTACATGCACTGTCTTTCTGCTTCCTGACCATTCtcttaaaatactgtatgtaaccATTTATTCAGACATTGAGATATGGTTACTTTCCTGTATGCAAATGCATGTTTCAGTTATTGGATCTCTTCTcagattacactggggaacaatttggaaaaaaaaattctgttgagttagatttttaaaaactaaaattggcatgctgattccaaaattgcagtcagtttttttctagcacatcaagttttttctccacagcttaccctccagataagcaaaattccactgattagctgtagtaagacttgccagctgattacgattggactcgtctacagctacgtggcaacttgtttgtgcagtcacaattgagacagtgcggtgagaggtgtgtgcagctcccaataggtcagtactatcacacacatatctgttaagtacagtatttttcatattttttaagaaaacggggatcctatagttcaaaaacttgacgtgatagagaaaaactgagatcagttttggattccgcacctaaaaattagttaaaaacagctgtcagacctaactcaacaaaaattgtgttccccagtgttattttTTAGTATTTTCAATTCTGCACAGTGCTGCCTCAGTGTCTTATTAGATGTAGGATTATTAGATGGGATTTATAAGTTAAAACATTTGGGAAACACTGCTTCAAGCCATGCAAAGGCCAGAATGTTGCAAAACCACCAAGATTGTACAGTAGCAGAAAGAAATGCATTATTAATCTTTGTTTTCCTGACTCTCCCCAGTATTTCCACAAGGTTATCAAACAACTTCTGCCCATGGCCTACAACTTGCTGAAAAGGAATTTGTTTGGGGAAATTCTGGAGGCCCACCTCTCCTGTCGCAGCCACGACGACCTGGACCAACTCTctgcacaataataaaaaaaaaagactcagtTCTAGCTCTTATAAGCTTTTCACCACCATTTGTccttgtcttttgttgtttgtcgtTCTTAATGTTTCTTGGTGGTTTTGGTGCTGCTGTCATTGATTGAAACCTGTTCAATGATATCTTGTTTGTAAAAGGTAGATGTctaataaagtatttttatatatttaccCGTCCAATTTTTGTATCCAAGGTGATCTCAATGAATCCTTAGAGTAATGAGTTTATGTATATTGTGCCACAGTCATTGTGTATGCTGTACAGTAGTTccatttttagatttagatcATAAAGGTATGATGTATTTTAATTGGCTCTGCCACTGCCGTAATAGGTAATCTCATAAAACATGGCTAGTAGGACAGCATTGCCTTTTCAGTGTGATTCCATGCAGTGGAAACAGAGGGCAGTGTTGCGTATTAAAGAAATGAGCATCATCATGTGTATGTGAAAGACATAGCCATACCATACCAGCTGAGTCATCATGTCCCACAGTTCAG
The sequence above is a segment of the Enoplosus armatus isolate fEnoArm2 chromosome 2, fEnoArm2.hap1, whole genome shotgun sequence genome. Coding sequences within it:
- the hpf1 gene encoding histone PARylation factor 1, which translates into the protein MRFNTVPLMPIPARRGRRRRRDKRKKMTGRAKRKPKSTQESGTGNGEMKKARTDESKAVPSSEVDSEQRDEMVQLYKLQMPEDLYHFWDFCKELCPDSPRGALKDTLGLQLVGPFEILAGAHKTSKNLQPNFHLHWRYFYDPPEFQTILQGSEDSQHHIGYYRDTPDSLPSFVGENEAKKGYAITQMGDNVFAAVLLYLLKRRKERGSKKAGGEALGSLEAKLRDRAETLGLSLEQKTKGMKQRDKKVVTKTFHGAGIIVPVDKNDVGYRELPETDAGLKKICKAIAEARNDEERVKAFGPLQEMITFVQFANDECDYGMGYELGIDLFCYGSHYFHKVIKQLLPMAYNLLKRNLFGEILEAHLSCRSHDDLDQLSAQ